Proteins found in one Desulfobacterales bacterium genomic segment:
- a CDS encoding glucosaminidase domain-containing protein, which produces MTFLVYLTFFLSHIAIAPPQDLAPGQPVVLASAETNTVTARIGQLKQLNLWQITPETRVPAVEFTSYPANLHTFQDVRVTKKIFLHTLLPVAMIALNEVRLERSWLLAIIAKTGYAPDELVFTRQGWEGRPGSWDSFLSSEERDFVYGLVRKYRTARANLLLRRVDVLPISLVLAQGAIESSWGRSRFVRQGNNLFGIWTWGGRGIVPSQREEGKTHKVKAYDSILDSVRGYLLTINRLAAYEPLREIRRQTSDPLALAEGLRLYSERREAYVLDVQEMIRGNDLKRYDRLSLLPGSRQQALGPGPAPSSET; this is translated from the coding sequence ATGACATTCCTTGTTTATCTGACATTTTTCTTAAGCCATATCGCCATCGCCCCTCCCCAGGATCTTGCCCCGGGACAGCCGGTTGTGCTCGCCTCGGCGGAGACCAACACGGTGACCGCCAGAATCGGGCAGCTCAAACAGCTCAACCTGTGGCAGATCACCCCGGAGACCCGGGTGCCGGCGGTGGAGTTTACCAGCTATCCGGCAAATCTCCATACCTTCCAGGACGTACGGGTCACTAAAAAGATATTTCTCCACACCCTGCTGCCGGTGGCGATGATCGCCCTGAACGAGGTGCGGCTGGAACGATCATGGTTGCTGGCGATTATTGCCAAAACCGGATATGCCCCGGATGAACTGGTCTTTACCCGCCAAGGGTGGGAGGGCCGGCCCGGCTCCTGGGACTCTTTCCTTTCCAGTGAGGAAAGAGATTTTGTTTATGGTCTCGTCCGAAAGTATCGCACCGCCAGGGCCAATCTGCTGCTCAGGCGGGTGGATGTGTTGCCGATAAGCCTTGTTCTGGCCCAGGGGGCGATTGAATCATCCTGGGGCCGTTCCCGTTTTGTCCGCCAGGGCAACAACCTGTTCGGCATCTGGACCTGGGGGGGGAGGGGGATTGTCCCGTCCCAGCGGGAAGAGGGCAAGACCCACAAGGTCAAGGCCTATGATTCGATCCTTGACTCGGTGCGGGGCTATCTCCTCACCATCAACCGCTTGGCCGCCTATGAGCCCCTCCGTGAGATCCGGCGGCAGACCAGCGATCCCCTGGCCCTGGCCGAGGGACTGCGCTTATACTCGGAACGGCGGGAGGCCTATGTGCTGGACGTCCAGGAGATGATCCGGGGTAATGATCTCAAGCGGTATGATCGACTCTCCCTGCTGCCGGGCAGCCGGCAGCAGGCCCTTGGCCCGGGGCCGGCGCCCAGTTCGGAAACGTAG
- a CDS encoding ISKra4 family transposase yields MSAAVDISILDAQLQQHLIESYRDMMKAAVDTFVDALAEDILSEKKMTLMDITQAISKAQPALLKAAMEGLVQAKHGDVLSQQQAECPCCRKKVNRSTQAPRTIETLLGASTIARPYFYCAPCKHGFFPADATIGLSPRKKQDDLQKLALEFLADLPFERASELFFKSTGVSFSDHRMHDLFAQFSKDATVEDVIPSAEEIERRIDEVRGKKKRRPVLVAATDGAHTPTRPRGEGRDEKWGPGEYKEAKGFRLYLLNDDRIVHIASWHQVCDAEELGKALKVAASRIPLKKVRPCLVGDGASWLWKAMQQAFPGAREVLDYYHCSEHVHALANAQYAADPQKAFLWVESTMARLSHKGEVGAVIGGIKRMRPVNDTVKELIRKTANYLSNNKDRFNYHGARRGGYAIGSGGIESANKFICHVRIKRSGAWWLVSNCNNMLKLRCALVNGTFEHLFDNHAIREKAKRFKRNA; encoded by the coding sequence ATGAGCGCCGCCGTCGATATCAGCATACTGGACGCCCAGTTACAACAGCACCTGATCGAGAGCTACCGAGACATGATGAAAGCTGCCGTTGACACCTTTGTCGATGCCCTTGCCGAAGACATCCTTTCGGAAAAGAAGATGACCCTGATGGATATCACCCAGGCCATATCCAAGGCGCAGCCGGCGTTATTGAAAGCAGCCATGGAAGGGCTTGTCCAGGCAAAACACGGTGATGTGTTGTCGCAGCAGCAGGCGGAATGCCCATGTTGCCGGAAAAAGGTCAACAGGAGTACACAGGCTCCCAGGACGATCGAGACATTGCTCGGGGCGTCGACCATTGCTCGCCCTTATTTCTACTGTGCTCCTTGCAAGCACGGTTTCTTCCCGGCTGACGCGACGATTGGTCTGTCTCCCCGCAAAAAACAGGATGACCTCCAAAAACTGGCGCTGGAGTTTCTGGCCGACCTGCCCTTTGAACGGGCCAGCGAACTCTTTTTCAAGTCCACAGGTGTTTCCTTCAGCGATCATCGGATGCATGACTTATTTGCGCAGTTCAGCAAAGATGCCACGGTGGAAGATGTCATTCCTTCTGCCGAGGAAATCGAACGGCGTATCGATGAGGTGAGAGGCAAGAAAAAACGGCGTCCAGTGCTGGTGGCGGCAACAGACGGCGCGCACACTCCCACCCGTCCCCGCGGAGAGGGCCGCGATGAAAAGTGGGGCCCCGGTGAATACAAGGAGGCCAAGGGCTTCAGGCTATATCTCCTCAATGATGACCGTATCGTGCATATCGCCAGCTGGCACCAGGTTTGCGATGCCGAGGAACTTGGCAAGGCGCTCAAGGTGGCGGCATCCAGGATTCCGCTGAAAAAAGTTCGTCCATGCCTGGTTGGGGACGGAGCATCGTGGCTATGGAAAGCCATGCAGCAGGCCTTTCCCGGAGCTCGTGAAGTACTGGATTATTACCACTGCTCGGAACATGTTCACGCCTTGGCCAATGCTCAATACGCTGCCGATCCCCAAAAGGCCTTTCTCTGGGTGGAAAGTACCATGGCACGCCTTTCACATAAGGGTGAAGTGGGTGCAGTTATTGGCGGTATTAAGCGGATGCGCCCTGTAAACGACACGGTAAAGGAACTTATTCGAAAGACAGCCAACTATTTGAGCAACAACAAGGACCGCTTCAATTACCACGGTGCCCGGCGGGGCGGTTATGCTATTGGCAGCGGGGGCATCGAGTCCGCCAATAAGTTCATCTGCCATGTCCGGATCAAACGAAGCGGTGCCTGGTGGTTGGTGTCAAATTGCAACAACATGCTCAAACTACGCTGCGCCTTGGTTAACGGTACCTTCGAGCACCTGTTCGACAACCACGCCATCCGGGAAAAGGCGAAGCGCTTTAAAAGAAACGCGTAA
- a CDS encoding type II toxin-antitoxin system PemK/MazF family toxin, protein MKHGEIRWYKFAKPDKKRPVLILTRDSVLEYLGEVTVVPITSTVRDIPSEVFLSKADGIPRDCAVNCDHLQTVSKGKIGSLIITLPPAKMADVSRAIRFALDI, encoded by the coding sequence ATGAAACACGGTGAAATCCGTTGGTACAAATTCGCCAAGCCGGATAAAAAGAGGCCTGTTCTTATCCTAACACGAGATTCTGTATTGGAATATCTTGGTGAAGTAACTGTTGTCCCCATTACAAGTACGGTTCGCGACATACCATCCGAGGTTTTTCTCTCAAAAGCCGACGGCATACCCAGGGATTGCGCTGTAAACTGTGACCACCTGCAAACTGTCTCGAAGGGAAAAATCGGCTCCCTGATTATAACCTTGCCCCCGGCAAAAATGGCTGATGTCAGCCGTGCAATTCGATTTGCCCTCGATATCTGA
- a CDS encoding ISAzo13 family transposase: MDIEKAIRDRYQNLEWVLDERLRRLYAAAEAKALGHGGITLVQKATGVARNSIKQGLKELSQRATGAEDTAFQRIRRAGGGRKASVKADKGLRVALENLVEPVTRGDPESPLRWTCKSLRQLEAELRSQGYVVSHSSIGSLLKELGYSLLGNRKTLEGSSHPDRNAQFEFINLRTEEAMRNGQPVISVDTKKKELVGQYKNGGKELRPKGDPEQVKVYDFVDKNLGRANPYGVYDMANNSGWVSVGTDHDTASFAVSTIRRWWFAMGKELYSGARELVITADGGGSNGSRVRLWKVELQKLANELDMSIRVSHFPPGTSKWNKIEHRLFSFISMNWRGKPLVSHETIVNLIASTTTRKGLKVRVELDSGHYPKGVKVTDDELGAIQIVRDEFHGEWNYSILPIKK; encoded by the coding sequence ATGGATATTGAAAAGGCAATTAGGGATCGTTATCAAAATCTTGAATGGGTATTAGATGAACGGCTCAGGCGTTTATATGCTGCTGCCGAAGCCAAAGCATTGGGGCATGGCGGCATAACGCTTGTACAAAAAGCAACGGGAGTTGCACGAAACTCGATAAAACAAGGATTGAAGGAACTCTCGCAACGAGCGACAGGGGCGGAAGATACTGCATTCCAAAGAATACGCCGAGCAGGAGGCGGTCGAAAGGCATCTGTCAAAGCAGACAAAGGATTGCGAGTTGCTCTGGAAAACCTTGTCGAGCCCGTTACTCGAGGTGATCCTGAGTCGCCGTTACGCTGGACCTGTAAGAGCTTGCGGCAATTGGAAGCTGAGTTACGGTCACAGGGATATGTCGTCAGTCATTCTTCGATAGGCAGCCTGTTGAAAGAGTTGGGTTATAGCCTGCTGGGCAATCGCAAGACCCTGGAAGGTTCGAGCCATCCTGATCGTAATGCACAATTTGAGTTTATAAATCTACGAACAGAAGAGGCTATGCGTAATGGGCAGCCGGTTATTTCAGTTGACACCAAGAAAAAAGAGTTGGTTGGGCAGTACAAAAACGGAGGAAAAGAATTACGACCAAAGGGTGACCCTGAACAAGTTAAAGTGTATGACTTTGTAGATAAAAATTTAGGAAGAGCGAACCCTTATGGCGTTTACGATATGGCTAACAATTCTGGATGGGTTAGTGTCGGTACCGATCATGACACTGCAAGCTTTGCAGTCTCTACAATTCGTCGGTGGTGGTTTGCTATGGGCAAGGAGCTCTATTCTGGTGCCCGTGAATTGGTAATCACAGCAGATGGTGGCGGTAGTAATGGTTCCAGGGTACGCCTGTGGAAGGTTGAACTACAGAAGTTAGCCAACGAGCTTGACATGTCCATACGGGTCAGTCACTTCCCTCCAGGAACGAGCAAATGGAACAAGATTGAACATCGATTATTTTCGTTTATCAGCATGAACTGGCGAGGTAAACCACTGGTCAGTCATGAAACGATTGTTAATTTAATTGCCTCTACCACAACTAGAAAAGGATTGAAAGTACGAGTTGAGCTTGATTCTGGACATTACCCGAAAGGGGTTAAGGTAACAGACGATGAGTTAGGGGCAATACAAATTGTGCGTGATGAGTTTCATGGAGAATGGAACTATTCAATTCTTCCAATCAAAAAATGA
- a CDS encoding ATP-binding protein: MRYIAPYVLNDLARKMVFVGGPRQVGKTTMAKNILARENRGGRYLNWDFDDDRQDILARKWTNEDRLLVLDELHKFPRWKNWLKGLYDVTGNEHSFLVTGSARLDVYRRGGDSLLGRYHYWRLHPFTLDEIPVGIAPADAFTRLMTVGGFPEPFLDNNEREARRWRRERLDRVIREDVRDLESVRNIQSLSLFLDLLRSRVGSMVVLSNLAGDIQVSPKTVKAWLEVLERMYLVFAVRPYTKSLPRAVLKPPKVYFFDNGDVLGDAGACFENLVATSLLKRLHFREDRDGFRYELRYIRDKEGREVDFVIIREGVVEELVEVKYSDDVPARHLAYYARRLKPEKTTQIVARLNRPYDKNGIRVVDPLRYFAAPPWG, encoded by the coding sequence ATGCGATACATTGCTCCATATGTCCTCAACGACCTCGCCAGAAAGATGGTTTTTGTCGGCGGCCCACGCCAGGTCGGCAAAACAACAATGGCGAAAAACATCCTGGCCCGGGAGAACAGAGGCGGTCGCTATCTGAACTGGGACTTTGATGATGACCGGCAGGATATACTTGCCCGAAAATGGACCAATGAGGACAGGCTGCTCGTCCTTGACGAACTGCACAAGTTTCCCCGCTGGAAAAACTGGTTAAAGGGGCTGTACGATGTGACCGGCAATGAACATTCTTTTCTGGTGACAGGGTCGGCCAGGCTTGATGTGTACCGCCGGGGCGGAGATTCCCTGCTCGGCAGATATCATTACTGGCGGTTGCATCCCTTTACCCTTGACGAGATTCCGGTCGGCATTGCTCCAGCGGATGCTTTTACCCGGCTGATGACCGTGGGCGGTTTCCCTGAACCGTTCCTGGACAACAATGAACGCGAGGCACGCCGCTGGCGGCGTGAACGGCTTGACCGGGTAATCAGGGAGGATGTCCGTGATCTCGAATCGGTCCGCAATATCCAGAGCCTCAGCCTGTTTCTCGACCTTCTCCGATCCCGGGTCGGGAGCATGGTCGTTTTATCCAACCTGGCTGGCGACATCCAGGTATCGCCAAAAACAGTCAAGGCATGGCTGGAGGTCCTGGAACGGATGTATCTTGTTTTTGCGGTCCGACCTTACACCAAATCCTTGCCGCGGGCTGTGCTGAAGCCGCCCAAGGTTTATTTCTTTGACAACGGTGATGTCCTGGGAGATGCGGGGGCCTGTTTTGAAAACCTGGTGGCAACCTCGCTGCTCAAACGCCTCCATTTTCGGGAAGACCGGGATGGATTCCGCTATGAACTGCGCTATATCCGAGACAAGGAGGGGAGAGAGGTGGATTTTGTCATCATCAGGGAAGGGGTGGTGGAGGAACTGGTGGAGGTGAAATACAGTGATGATGTCCCTGCAAGGCATCTTGCTTATTACGCCAGACGTTTAAAGCCTGAAAAAACCACCCAGATTGTGGCCAGGCTTAACAGACCCTACGACAAGAACGGGATCCGGGTCGTTGATCCATTACGCTATTTTGCCGCACCCCCGTGGGGCTGA
- a CDS encoding ribbon-helix-helix domain-containing protein: MTLDDDLVKAVDRVSKQLHTNRSAFTRNALREALARYSLEQLERKHRQGYERHPVSTDEFSVWEKEQAWGDE; this comes from the coding sequence ATGACCCTTGATGATGATCTTGTCAAAGCGGTTGACCGTGTTTCGAAGCAACTTCACACAAATCGTTCTGCTTTCACACGGAATGCCCTTCGTGAGGCGCTTGCTCGATATAGCCTTGAGCAACTAGAACGGAAACACCGCCAAGGGTATGAACGGCACCCAGTATCTACCGATGAGTTCTCTGTTTGGGAAAAGGAACAGGCTTGGGGTGACGAATGA
- a CDS encoding DNA topoisomerase IV subunit A → METSGQVGKLHQLFDRNFMEYASYVIKERAIPDINDGLKPVQRRILQTLFNMDDGRFQKVANVVGDSMKLHPHGDSSIFGALVNLANKGYLIERQGNFGNIHTGDQASAPRYIECRLSPLARETLFNKDLTEFVPSYDGRLQEPVTLPAKLPFLLLHGTEGIAVGMATKIMPHNFRELLEAQIKILRDEPFELYPDFIQGGLLDVSGYNHGNGRLKCRARIVEVNDKTIHIKEIPYGTTTESLINSVEKAARAGKIKIVSINDYTAEEVEIEIKLARGVYARDTIKALYAFSDCEISISPNLMLIRDNTPYNLTVEEVVSYNTGKLVNDLEKELRIDLGRLKEKLHLRTLERIFIEQRIYKRIEECTSQKAIIDTVTQGLEPFAGELGRPVSREDIDHLLEIRIKRISLFDLKKQHKEIKEINKSIRRIKNHLKDMVSYTISYLEGLLEKYGPSYPRRTELRAFKEVEARKVALSNLTVGYHRETGLLGHQVKTDGDVAIACSEYDRILLVYKDGLYKVINVTDKVFVGHDLFWAGKMPVDPGEIFNLVYRDGRQQLVYVKRFHTPKFIVGKEYRLFAEHKKSAILLLRTGKGIRFRVDFTPLARAKSNSMRIRMDDFLIKGVGAIGRRVANRPVRRIAELAVQVSDEPKSPAPARPADSQATPPAAKGAAATSSPSPEPKKSGRQRPGQLTLFKPEKKE, encoded by the coding sequence ATGGAGACCTCCGGGCAAGTCGGCAAGCTGCACCAGCTCTTTGATCGCAACTTCATGGAGTACGCCTCCTATGTGATCAAGGAACGGGCCATTCCGGATATCAACGACGGGTTGAAACCGGTCCAGCGCCGCATCCTCCAGACCCTGTTCAACATGGACGACGGCCGCTTCCAGAAGGTGGCCAACGTGGTGGGCGACTCGATGAAACTCCACCCCCACGGCGACAGCTCCATCTTCGGGGCCCTGGTCAACCTGGCCAACAAGGGCTATCTCATCGAGCGGCAGGGGAACTTCGGCAACATCCATACCGGGGACCAGGCCTCGGCCCCCCGCTACATCGAATGTCGGCTCTCGCCGCTGGCCCGCGAGACCCTGTTCAACAAGGACCTCACCGAATTCGTGCCCTCCTATGACGGCCGGCTCCAGGAACCGGTGACCCTGCCGGCCAAGCTGCCCTTTCTGCTCCTCCACGGCACCGAGGGGATCGCGGTGGGCATGGCCACCAAGATCATGCCCCACAATTTCCGTGAATTGCTGGAGGCGCAGATCAAAATATTGAGAGACGAGCCCTTTGAGCTTTATCCGGATTTTATCCAGGGCGGGCTGCTGGACGTGTCCGGCTACAACCACGGCAACGGCCGGCTCAAGTGCCGGGCCAGGATCGTTGAGGTCAATGACAAGACCATCCATATCAAGGAGATCCCTTACGGCACCACCACTGAATCCCTGATCAACAGCGTTGAAAAGGCGGCCCGGGCCGGCAAGATCAAGATCGTCTCCATCAACGACTACACCGCCGAGGAGGTGGAGATCGAGATCAAGCTGGCCCGCGGGGTGTATGCCCGGGACACGATCAAGGCCCTGTACGCCTTTTCCGACTGCGAGATCTCCATCTCGCCCAACCTGATGCTGATCCGGGACAACACCCCATATAACCTGACAGTGGAGGAGGTGGTCTCCTACAACACCGGCAAACTGGTCAACGACCTGGAAAAGGAGTTGCGGATCGACCTGGGTCGGCTCAAGGAAAAACTGCACCTGCGCACCCTGGAACGGATCTTCATCGAGCAGCGGATCTACAAGCGGATCGAGGAATGCACCTCGCAGAAGGCGATCATCGACACCGTGACCCAGGGTTTGGAACCCTTTGCCGGAGAACTGGGACGTCCGGTCAGCCGGGAGGACATCGATCACCTGCTGGAGATCCGGATCAAGCGGATCTCCCTTTTTGACCTGAAGAAACAGCATAAAGAGATCAAGGAGATCAACAAATCCATCCGGCGGATTAAAAATCATCTCAAGGACATGGTCTCCTATACGATCAGCTATCTGGAGGGGCTGCTCGAGAAATACGGCCCCTCTTACCCGCGGCGCACCGAACTCAGGGCCTTCAAGGAGGTGGAGGCGCGCAAGGTGGCCCTGTCCAATCTCACCGTGGGCTACCACCGGGAGACCGGGCTTTTGGGCCACCAGGTCAAGACCGACGGCGACGTGGCAATCGCCTGCTCCGAGTATGACCGGATCCTGCTTGTTTACAAGGACGGCCTCTATAAGGTGATTAACGTGACGGACAAGGTCTTTGTCGGCCATGACCTGTTCTGGGCCGGCAAGATGCCTGTTGATCCCGGGGAGATCTTCAACCTGGTCTACCGGGACGGCCGCCAGCAGCTGGTTTATGTGAAACGGTTCCACACCCCGAAGTTCATTGTCGGCAAGGAGTACCGCCTGTTTGCGGAACATAAAAAGTCGGCGATTCTGCTGCTCAGGACCGGCAAGGGGATCCGTTTCCGGGTGGATTTCACACCCCTGGCCCGGGCCAAATCCAATTCGATGCGGATCCGGATGGACGACTTTCTCATCAAGGGGGTAGGGGCCATCGGCAGGCGGGTGGCCAATCGACCGGTACGGAGAATCGCCGAGCTGGCGGTCCAGGTATCAGACGAGCCAAAGAGTCCGGCTCCGGCCCGGCCGGCTGATTCCCAGGCAACACCGCCCGCGGCCAAGGGTGCCGCCGCTACGTCCTCCCCCTCCCCGGAGCCGAAGAAATCCGGCAGGCAGAGACCAGGGCAACTCACCTTGTTTAAGCCCGAAAAAAAAGAATAA
- a CDS encoding AAA family ATPase: METVSRFFQAPQQSYFLFGPRGTGKSTWLKQHYKSSEMIDLLSPEVFRVYSASPERLREVVRGAKSKTIIIDEVQKIPELLDVVHQLIEEGSGRQFILTGSSARKLKRTGVDLLAGRAIIKTMHPFMAAEIGKSFSLTDSLQIGLVPLITHSASPRETLDSYVALYLKEEVQMEGAVRNIGAFSRFLEAVSFSHGSTLNVSEVARECQVKRKTVDNYLAVLEDLLLSFRVPIFSRRAKRHLASHPKLYYFDSGVFRSLRPTGPLDSPHEIDGAALESLVAQHLRAWIAYSNKTCNLYYWRTKSRLEVDFILYGQDTFWAIEVKNSARVNNKMLRGLTAFQEDYPEARSVLLYRGNERLVIKNILCLPCEQFLRDLIPAQPFAAEESPPSDKKIWL; the protein is encoded by the coding sequence ATGGAAACAGTGAGTCGTTTTTTCCAGGCACCCCAGCAAAGTTATTTTCTTTTCGGGCCGAGAGGAACAGGAAAATCAACCTGGCTTAAACAGCATTACAAAAGCTCTGAGATGATAGACCTTCTATCGCCGGAGGTGTTTCGAGTATATTCGGCAAGTCCGGAACGATTACGCGAGGTGGTGCGCGGTGCAAAGAGTAAGACCATAATCATTGATGAAGTCCAGAAAATCCCCGAACTTCTTGATGTAGTTCATCAGCTTATCGAAGAGGGATCTGGCCGCCAATTCATTCTTACCGGCTCCAGTGCGCGGAAATTGAAAAGGACCGGGGTCGATCTTTTGGCCGGCCGTGCCATTATTAAAACAATGCATCCTTTCATGGCTGCCGAGATAGGCAAATCTTTCTCTCTGACAGACAGCCTGCAGATCGGCCTGGTCCCCCTGATCACCCACTCTGCGAGTCCGCGGGAAACTCTTGATTCGTATGTCGCTCTCTACTTGAAAGAAGAAGTGCAGATGGAAGGAGCTGTGCGCAATATTGGGGCCTTCAGTCGCTTTTTAGAAGCGGTCAGTTTTTCCCACGGATCGACTTTGAATGTCTCTGAGGTGGCAAGGGAATGCCAGGTCAAACGAAAAACCGTGGATAACTATCTTGCTGTCCTTGAAGACCTGCTACTGTCGTTCCGGGTGCCGATTTTTTCCAGGCGGGCTAAGCGGCATCTGGCTTCCCATCCTAAATTATATTATTTTGATAGCGGAGTTTTTCGGTCCTTGCGGCCAACAGGCCCCTTGGACAGCCCCCATGAAATTGACGGAGCCGCACTTGAAAGCCTCGTTGCCCAGCACTTAAGAGCCTGGATAGCATATAGCAACAAAACTTGTAACCTCTATTACTGGCGCACAAAATCAAGGCTTGAGGTTGATTTTATACTCTATGGTCAGGACACCTTCTGGGCCATTGAGGTCAAGAATTCAGCCAGGGTCAACAACAAAATGCTCAGAGGGCTAACCGCCTTCCAGGAAGACTACCCGGAGGCCAGGTCTGTCCTTCTCTACCGCGGTAATGAACGACTTGTAATAAAAAATATCCTCTGTCTCCCCTGCGAGCAGTTCCTGCGAGATCTGATCCCTGCCCAACCGTTTGCAGCAGAGGAATCTCCGCCTTCAGATAAAAAAATTTGGTTATGA
- a CDS encoding polysaccharide deacetylase family protein: protein MMISFKGWPGRVATLFLLALFFVAGPAAAVFAGNVTVLIYHRFGDQRYPTTNVTVERFAEQMAWLRENNFQVIPLADLVKALKLKQPLPEKGVVITIDDGYKSVYQWAWPILKQYGYPFTVFIYTKATDDRHWDYLTWDQVREMQAAGVDFQDHGYGHHRMALPPAGMDEAAYRNWIRDDLTKSHRILSRELGYRPRFLAVPYGEYNRTVINIAREAGYDAVFTQDPGSVSEQTGPMTIPREPILGKDWSTMDHFRMVLERVDLPITDPVPDMVPLVDPAPDAFSARLLFPERYRPGTVGIYVSELGWHQAVITDGVARIENKVSLKRRLNRVAISGRERESGRTAIRFWLLANPAADHP from the coding sequence ATGATGATTTCTTTCAAGGGGTGGCCGGGCCGAGTGGCAACACTTTTCCTGCTCGCCCTTTTTTTCGTTGCCGGTCCGGCGGCCGCGGTTTTTGCCGGCAATGTGACCGTGCTCATCTACCACCGTTTCGGCGATCAGCGCTATCCCACCACCAATGTGACGGTTGAACGGTTCGCCGAGCAGATGGCCTGGCTCAGGGAAAACAACTTCCAGGTCATTCCCCTGGCCGACCTGGTCAAGGCCCTGAAGCTTAAACAACCGCTGCCGGAAAAGGGGGTGGTGATCACCATTGACGACGGCTACAAGAGTGTCTACCAGTGGGCCTGGCCGATCCTGAAACAGTACGGTTATCCCTTTACGGTCTTCATCTATACCAAGGCCACCGATGACCGCCACTGGGATTACCTGACCTGGGACCAGGTGCGGGAAATGCAGGCCGCCGGGGTGGATTTCCAGGACCACGGCTATGGACATCATCGCATGGCCCTGCCGCCGGCAGGGATGGATGAGGCCGCCTACCGGAACTGGATCAGGGACGATCTCACTAAAAGTCACCGGATATTGAGCCGCGAACTCGGCTACCGGCCCCGGTTCCTTGCCGTGCCGTACGGCGAGTACAATCGGACCGTCATCAATATCGCCAGGGAGGCCGGCTATGACGCGGTTTTCACCCAGGACCCCGGCTCGGTCAGCGAACAGACCGGGCCGATGACCATCCCCAGGGAGCCGATCCTGGGGAAGGACTGGTCCACCATGGATCATTTCCGGATGGTCCTGGAGCGGGTCGATCTGCCCATTACCGATCCTGTGCCCGACATGGTGCCGCTTGTTGATCCGGCCCCTGACGCCTTCAGCGCCAGACTCCTGTTTCCCGAACGCTACCGGCCGGGAACCGTGGGTATCTATGTGAGCGAACTGGGCTGGCACCAGGCCGTTATCACCGACGGGGTCGCCCGGATCGAAAACAAGGTCTCTCTTAAACGGCGGCTTAACCGGGTGGCGATCAGCGGACGGGAAAGGGAGAGCGGCCGGACCGCGATCCGTTTCTGGCTGCTGGCCAACCCGGCTGCTGATCATCCCTGA
- a CDS encoding DUF4338 domain-containing protein, whose translation MDTELIIRGKRIGSAELHQIESVITGRWAQGRVAISKELCRQWDWRQENGQLKGQVCRILLRKLESKGLISLPPPKTGLANHPRRRYYVPPSAPPEVNDTPLEAAFGDISPIGLTMVRRTEHEGLWNYLVHRYHYEGFRIIVGSHLKYIAWMGGRPIACLSWSSSVFRIAARDRFIGWNPAARSGNIRHVVNNNRFLILPWVKVKNLASHLLGLSARTIGNDWRKFYGYPPYLLETFVDQARFAGTCYKAANWTVVGETAGYAKKDNRFHEHGRKKDILVLPLVRDFRERLRYVHEGGVA comes from the coding sequence ATGGATACAGAACTCATTATACGTGGCAAACGTATCGGATCGGCGGAACTTCATCAAATCGAGTCGGTCATCACAGGGCGTTGGGCCCAGGGTCGCGTGGCCATTTCCAAGGAACTTTGCCGGCAGTGGGACTGGCGCCAGGAAAACGGTCAACTCAAAGGGCAGGTGTGCAGAATTTTGTTGAGGAAGCTGGAAAGCAAGGGCCTCATTTCGCTGCCACCGCCAAAGACAGGCCTTGCCAATCACCCGCGACGCCGCTATTACGTCCCTCCGTCCGCTCCTCCTGAGGTGAACGACACCCCGCTGGAGGCTGCTTTTGGGGATATTTCGCCTATCGGGCTGACAATGGTCCGACGGACCGAACATGAGGGGTTATGGAATTACCTGGTCCATCGATACCATTATGAGGGTTTTCGGATTATTGTCGGATCACACCTGAAATATATCGCCTGGATGGGCGGTCGGCCTATTGCCTGTTTATCGTGGAGTTCCAGTGTATTCAGGATTGCTGCCCGAGACCGTTTCATAGGCTGGAATCCTGCTGCCAGGAGTGGAAACATCCGCCATGTGGTCAATAACAACCGTTTTTTGATTCTTCCCTGGGTCAAGGTCAAGAATCTTGCGTCGCATCTGCTTGGCCTGTCGGCCAGAACCATTGGCAATGACTGGCGGAAATTCTATGGGTATCCGCCTTATCTGCTGGAAACATTTGTCGACCAGGCTAGATTTGCCGGAACCTGCTATAAGGCGGCTAATTGGACCGTTGTAGGCGAGACTGCCGGGTATGCCAAGAAAGACAACCGGTTTCATGAGCACGGCCGGAAGAAAGACATCCTTGTCTTGCCGCTTGTTCGTGATTTTCGCGAGCGCCTCCGGTATGTTCACGAAGGAGGCGTGGCATGA